caacgtactgccctccacagggcagagggatgttataaacaacccccttatcacaagggacgaagtgtgactggtgcttagttgtgcacttcgccacttttcctttgaactaattaacagatcggcacaaaccggctagacgatcaggcgcggaaaacacaacatcgacacctgcttttttccccacttttttcagggagtgtgaaattccatgtagatatggaatcacagcgacacgtttgcggttgttgtccgatccctggccgtctcgtgtagctggttctgacttgctcttctttagggccgactcagctactgacgtgataagttctagtgggtaccctgccgaaagcaatctttttacctggtgtgaaacgctggaatgcattctgtggtgacaggattttgttaatgagctgttcaaacaggatcctatgatacccctcttaatgaggtaacaagccccttcttccctatggttcttgccattccaagctcattaagaggggtatcataggatcctgtttgaacagctcattaacaaaatcctgtcaccacagaatgcattccagcgtttcacaccaggtaaaaagattgctttcggcagggtacccactagaacttatcacgtcagtagctgagtcggccttaaagaagagcaagtcagaaccagctacacgagacggccagggatcggaaaacaaccgcaaacgtgtcgctgtgattccatatctacatggaatttcacactccctgaaaaaagtggggaaaaaagcaggtgtcgatgttgtgttttccgcgcctgatcgtctagccggtttgtgccgatctgttaatgagttcaaaggaaaagtggcgaagtgcacaactaagcaccagtcacacttcgtcccttgtgataagggggttgtttataacatccctctgccctgtggagggcagtacgttggacagacgggacgttgcataaataaaaggctgagcgaacacagctataaggtgtcaaaagtagtttcaggtcatctcggcattcattgccgggattgtgaatgggcaaagaaagagaaaaaacagtgcgtaccgctatatcatgaaaccaaggtcattgccaaaaatcgggaaaaaactgcgagggaaattatcgaggcatacaacatattcaagccgggaaatgcatgtataagtaccccttcgctaacacttctgcaaaaagagctgtcactcctgggggttgataatctctgctgatttctagcgtgcttatattgctgttgtcacatttatgttttgtttttggtttttttgcactttgtaaacctttccctcattgccgacatcaatgtatttatacttgtgtgatcagcaataaaccctcagttgttagtcagcgccgtgtcgttcgctttcttgtctttagtgctcgtctttgttcgcgctgtttattcaagatgcttaaccaactagcccaccaaaaCGTGTTAACCCATAAACCAGCGTATGCCCAGTAAGCATGGCCGGCTGCTCTTTTCGAAAATGCCCCTCGTGCCACCCATTCTCAATGCCTGTCGGTGGCAGCGCTTTGCGAAGCGCCGAGGCCACGCGCTCCCGTCTTCCCTCTCCAATTGCTTCTAGCTGTACATAACGTCTTGATAATCTTTTATGCGTCTGGTATATGCATAAATAGGGATAAAACAGAAACAGTAAAGAGCCCACTAAGTCTGTGCAAGTTGAAGAAAGGGTGGGCGAAGCGATGCACATCAGAATATGCACTTATACTCTTACGCTGAAAGAATCCGCAAACTTCGCTGGTGGTTTGTCCTCGCCTTCGAGAGTCGGCTTCTGGATGGTAAATGAAAGTAACTAAGCAAGAGGGGTCTCGTTGATGTAGCAAAGGAAGGCTGTGCGACGGAATATCGACACTCACTTTGCAGCTGTAGCTATCCTGAGCAAAAGTCTTGTCTCCGGCGCCTTTACTTTTTTCCTGGTGTAGAAAAAATATGAATTAGAGATAAATCAAGaaactaatatacgccgatgatatagtgctaatggctgacaacaaggaagatttacagaagttgatagacatatgtggtacagagggagatagattaggtttcaagtttagtaaggaaaaatctgcagtcatgatatttaaagatgaggtcggcgagcatagaatacaggagttcacgctagaagtagtggatatatgcaagtatcttggggtgtggataaataacggtgctgagtatctgacagagcatgaaaaatatgtaatgaataaagctagtaggaatacagctgtcatgaaaaatagggcactgtggaattacaataggtatgaagtggtaagagggatctggaaaggaggtgatggttcctagcctgactttcggtaatgcggtcccttgcatgcgaccagatgttcaagcaaggttataaattaaacaacgtggcgtagggaggctagctttgggagcacatggcaatacaccaaatcagggggtacagtgatatgggatgggcgtcgttcgagagcagagaagctagcagtaataTAGGATTGgaagagcgattgagaaaaatgggtaAAAGCAGTGGGGTAGGAAacttttcagatacctgtatataaggaatgtggACACGAAATGAAGACAGCGAActgaaaattgacaagcaaatatctggacagcagtaggtaggcaaatcagcaattatcagttaagaaaacggttaaagaaacagagagagctctgtggaaaacaggcaTGTTgatgaaatcagcactgggaacatcaggattttaagcaggaaattgccaaagaaaaaatctataattgtaggggaagctctttgttgtttgaggccaggacgggagttttgcggactaagacatatagagtcaggtaccacgagatagacacgttgtgcgttgcgtgcggagaggaggaggaaacggctgaacacttgatacttttctgtaaagggcctcaccctacagtggaaagcagcggggctgatttacccaaggcattggggtttaaggacagtgaagggaaagtagattttaagcgggtagaaataaccaagcgaaggttatctgattggtggctaaaataagacgagtaaaatttcataactcatggctaggtggcttgagccaccgcccgatttaaagggttcagccgtatccacccatccatccatcggtagcagaccccacgaaatcttgaaacgtgatgagtaagagctaacgctcttaaaaaatgcACTTACATCAGGGCCGGAGACCTGGTGGCTGGAGACTTCTTGTCGCTGGGTTTTTTCGAGCTTTCGGGGACCTTGGCAAGTTCTCACATGCATGCCGACAAGTTTCTTGCCGAAGCCTTCCTTGCACTTGGGGCATTTAAATAAAGTCTTTGAAGACATCTGGAAAGGCGGCGTATAGGAAATATATACGAAAAAAAGCTTGCGTACAAAATAGCTTTCTGGGTGGCGCATTATGGGGACGTACATACTTCAGGTACAAGAGGTATAGAACCTGAATCTTAAAAGCGATTCAGAGTGCAGTTAAGGATGGAACAATGATAAGTACACAATGATTGCGAATAGATTAAACTTTTCGCCAGAATATCGATGTTTAGCAAAAAAAGAACGTTATCCATGCGTCACGCGGCATGACAACGCGTCTAAACACATTAAGTTTCTGAGCTAAACTGCACGAAGCAGTCGAGAATAATGGAAGTGCATGCGCAGCCCAGTACCTCTGTGCTGGGCTCAATAAGTACTCAGCAGAAGTTCGTAAATATAAAGTACCTAGAGATATTTCGCTTACTTGCAACCAGAAAATGAGAGCGACTTAAGTGCCTATGCCTGAGGCTCAAAGCCAAGTTTCTATTTTGTAATAAGGATAACAAAAGCGAGAGAAATTGAAGAGGGGTTTTTGAGATTCACACTGGTGATAACCGGGCGGCCCATAGCTCTGcatttcaggagagcaagctgccgggctagttggtgatgcatgttgtaaactttttgtgttcccttactctgtccgtcgtccggttttttgcgcctCCAAGTTTACAACATAGCTCTGCATTTTGACGTAAAATGCCTTCTGCGCCAATGTCCTGGGAGTGCCCCGGGAAAGGTCTGCGTTCTTGCAATAAGATGCTTGCGTCTGCATTTTTTAGCTCACTCAGCTATCCACTGTAAACTCTTCCGCAGCAGCATACTTTTAGTTGTCGTATCGATGCAACAAGTAAGTGCTAAACAAAAGGTTAATAGCAGAACAAAAATACGGATACCCGTTACCGATAGAGATGAAAGTGAAGCTGGCTGTTCACTGTCGGCCGGAGCGTCAGCAACCTGGCCGCAAGAGCATCGGGTAAGGTGGGCCTAAGAGAAAAATTAAGAAGAATTGTTTTTGGCACTACGAGAATGGTACTTCAGGGGTGTGTGAAAAAATTACAACAAAGTGATTACGAGACAAAAGTGAAAACACCGTATTAATAACCCTATTATTTATGAGAGAAAATCTCACTgaagttaaagggacactgaggagaaattgaagttggcttgtttcgatagaatagcagctcttgatcacaaaaacgccactcttactgaaaacaaagctcttgtaatgtagaaaatagcaagaaccaaaatacaggtgtcgccgccacaggccaatctcgcaagtacaagcgtgataacTTCCTAGGAccagaggcgccaccttggaggaattttccttacttcatggaagccacgaatctctgaggctcgcaaaggaaggttgcgcgccgcaccgctagccgtcagaaatcacggagtctgcgtttacgtcacgtatcacgtcgctccattctgagacgtcataagagttgccgtggcgtcataagagttccctgagtttgaatcagagcggcgggaaaaacgtttTCATCTTCGATTccgaatttctttgaaataaatgcatctttcgcgtccggacaagcggcaacaaagccatgaaatgccgaactatcagattttgctaacaaaaaaaatgacagagttctcctcagtgtccctttaagtatgAAACGTCACTGTCAAATTGTGCGAAACAGGCACAGAGGGTGGAGGCCACATACATACACAGAGGGCAGTGTGCCCGCCTTCCTCTGAGAGAGCCCGTTGTTTTGCGGAATTTGGAAATGAACGAAGTCCACCAAGCAACGCGCCAGAAGACACTTCTTATAAAAGGCCAGTTTGAATTTAGAAAACAGGTGCCGGAAAACTCGTATAGGAACTGTTCGCATCTGAGGTGCTTGCAGAGAGTTTGTCTGTGCCAGTTCCGAGCAAACATCCCAGTGTTTTAGCAATTTATACTGCAAAGCATTGTCGATGCACCGAAAAATCAGTGCAGGGTGACCTTACGTACCTTGATGGCATTGAAAGTTATTTGTACTGGATTTCCCGGAACGGCGTTAGGGCAGATAACTTTCATTGTTCTGATTCTGTCCCGGGTTGATCGATCTACAATGAGCTGGAATATAAGAAAAGTGAGCAGAAATTAGAAACTTCTATATTACTTGAGGATTCTAAAGTAAatatcagtaataataataataataataataataataataataataataataataataataataataataataataataataataataataataattggtgttggagggaaaggaaatggcgcagtatctgtctcatatatcgttggacacctgaaccgcgccgtaagggaagggtaaaggagggagtgaaagaagaaaggaagagagtggtgccgtagtggagggctccggaataatttcgaccacctggggatctttaacgtgcactgacgtcgcacagcacacgggcgccttagcgtttttcctccataaaaacgcagccgccgcggtcgggttcgaacccgggaactccggatcagtatcagTAAATGtagtggtaatttttttttatggtaaaaaaaaaattctcgccaCTGACCGAGGATGGTCCATTAATGGTTCAGGGTGGCTTTTCTGCAATTATcgagctacattttttttttaacgtgcagatGGTGAAGTATGAAAAGTGCATATTATTATGAAACAATTAACTTTTTCAGACGCTGCAACGTTTTGAAGCATTAAGCGGAAACAGTTGCCGTTTGTTTTTCACGTGTGCGGGCTAGCATCTTATTTTTCTttactaatacccctgtcacacgggcactttcgatcctcattgagctcgatctgtatcaagattttcgagcacgctcgaaacatccggtgctacacgggcattttcaatgctcaattgagaagtttccctcatgtgtgttaggtggcgccataTGTTCCGCCGACggtcataacatggcgatgtccggcaacactgtgcagtcgggggcagcggcagttaaatccgtagccaaatcggtacatctgcgtatctgcgccaggtttttgtggcgcacctctgctgctgtgcgatgcaaccccaGGGCCTGctacgcctccgcgatttctgcatagactgcggcgtttctcttctggcgccgcaaattatttaggcggtcctgccagcagtcgatgagagcggctgtctcgcgctcgctccacaatttccgcgccgacgagcaggaggatgccatctttgtttacactgacggcgaagcttggagcgtggtgtagagattattttcaaatgtttgcatataagcaggcacagtacctgaaaaatgttctgtattacattttaatcaattacaacaacaacaattgtggtttggttgtgttaactagtgtttatttttataggttCTTGAGAacgagagtgttctcgattgtgcttggaacctcaagcactgttgaggaatcggcatcgagccaagcaggatcgagctcgattgcgcttggaagtggccgtgtgacaaccgtcgatctgcattgagttcgatgagcattgactcaatgaggatcgaaagtgcccgtgtgacaggggtataaggcgcCGCCAACATAGCAACAGCGCAAGTGAATTACAAGACGGGGACTGGTTCTAAATGGGCTGGGAGTGCACTAGCTGCATCATCTAACTACACGAGACTGCcctcatccgccgcggtggctcagtggttatagtgcttaTCTGCTGACCGggaagacacgggtttgatcaggctgtggcggtcgcatttggatgtaggcgaaattctagaggcccgtgtcctgtgcgatgtcagtgcgcgttaaagaatcccaggtggtttaaattatacGGAGCcatccactgcggcgtccctcattgactgagacgctttgggatgttaaactatACAACCAACCAACATGTGGCTGCCTGGGTTTACTGGAAAATAGTCCGGGCTGCTCAGGCTGATCACAGTTTGAGATTTTTCGGACCCTATTAGGATATCAGTAGGACATTCATATCTTCATGTGCGTTTATGTATAGAAAGCACTCGTCGTCCTCCAATGTCATGTGGGAGCACAATGTCGCGTAACAGACAGAAGAATGTGAAAGTTTGCAGTTTGCGCAATCatttgaatgaaagaaaaaagatcCTGGTAAGACTGGGACAAACTTGTTCCTCACTTGTGAGAAGTGGACCTTTCTGTTGCACTCAGGACATTCAAAGCAACCCCCGTTGCTGCACATATTCGTGCAGGAAGTGCAGTATGCGTGACCCGCGGGATCTTTGTGGAGAATGGCCGAGACGTTGTCGCACTGTGCGCACACGACGTTTGGCGGTAAATCGTCGCAGAAGGTCACAATCTGACCTTCAGGGATTTCGGGGTCGAAGCCACGCAACAGCACCTTGGTTGGCATAATTCTGCAAGTATTTCCAAGAGGGAGTGGGCCGAAACATTAGTCTTGCAGCAGGTGCACAACTTATGACGTTTTAATGACTACACCTGTAGTTTTGTGCGAAAAGGATCAACAAACATTTTCCTGCGTGATGTCCATTTCACCTCCTTTAAAAACCCTGTAGAGGACAGATTTATCCAGTGTTATGATTAGGTGAATGACACAATGAATGGAGGCCGAGGCTCGGGAAAAGAATGTCTCTACCTGAACCCCTATCCTATATCGTAAGAGTGACAGCCTTATCCTTACAGCAGACCACTTTGCTCATTCGCAAAAGCCTCCTTGCCCCGTCTGCACTCAAAACCCACGTAACGCTTCTCGCCTTTCTCGATAGCAATACTTTTTGCAATGGAAGGATTTTTCCCTTACAATGTAATAAAACAAATACTGACGAATTTTACTATGA
The genomic region above belongs to Amblyomma americanum isolate KBUSLIRL-KWMA chromosome 9, ASM5285725v1, whole genome shotgun sequence and contains:
- the LOC144104300 gene encoding uncharacterized protein LOC144104300, with amino-acid sequence MPTKVLLRGFDPEIPEGQIVTFCDDLPPNVVCAQCDNVSAILHKDPAGHAYCTSCTNMCSNGGCFECPECNRKVHFSQLIVDRSTRDRIRTMKVICPNAVPGNPVQITFNAIKAHLTRCSCGQVADAPADSEQPASLSSLSMSSKTLFKCPKCKEGFGKKLVGMHVRTCQGPRKLEKTQRQEVSSHQVSGPDEKSKGAGDKTFAQDSYSCKKPTLEGEDKPPAKFADSFSEHPPSVIDSPFERATDPRLLQLTQQLEEAQKEISYLKDENGKLKEELCKKNASLQEALSTIKQEEERKHEAQQAIGDLGKSVASLCSLQKDCDRLRDCVDQLSSNIMQVTQHFQQGLQKIAHMFPPARGQCRPNLEEP